In the Bdellovibrionota bacterium genome, TCGAGAGTGGAAAGAAACGGGAACCAATGGGCCGCTCGTCTTTCACATGGAGGGCGAGCCGATGCGGTACAACGCGGTTCAAAGCGCTTATAAGAAAGCGTTTCGCGCGTTGAAACTCCCTGTTCGGTCCACGCACGTTCTGCGGCATTCGTTCGCAACGATCTACGCGGATCAGACGAACGACATCCGAGCGACGCAAGCGGCGATGGGACACAAAGATCTCCGCGTCACGCAGCACTACGCGAAGGTCGCCGAAAAGAACCAACGCAAAGCGATTCACGATTTTGCGTTCGGGAGAAAGAAGACGACCGATGAAAGTCCGCCACCAGTGGCGAGCAATGTCATTCCTCTGGTGATCAAAAAGCAAACCGCCTAAGTCCGGTTACTAAAAGTTACTAAACGCCCACTTCGAAAGAAAAATCCCGCGTCATTCCGCGGGGTTGAAACGCAATTGGTGGAGGCGGGGGGATTTGAACCCCCGTCCGAAAACCACTCCCGAAAAGTCCCTACACGCTTAGTTCGTGATTTGTTTTAACGTCAGAAACTCCCGCGAACAGGATTTTCCTCGGCGAGCCTGAGAAGTGTTTCACGGATCGTTATTCAGGCGCTCCGACCCGCTACCCTGCTTTTTAACGTCCTTTTTAGCTAGCAGGTGTCGCTAAATCAGACGGGCTGCTTATTAAGCTGCCATTGCTAGTTCAGCATTGCCGAATAGCTTTTTTCTACCTTTTTTACGAGGCCAGGTAGAAACCTCGGCGTGCGACTTTACGTTCACGGTTTCCGTCGAAACCTGTCGCCCCCTGCCCCTCAGTATACCGGGTTTCGCGAAAAGCTTGATTCGAGAATGTTTTTGGGTATTGTTACGCCCGTCTCGTGGAAGCGATCGAAACGTCTTTAAATTCAAATAGTTAGAGGTAGGTATGGCGAAGAAAAGAAAGAGAGCTAAGAAACGAGTTGCCAAGAAAAGAACGCGATCCTCGAAAAAGCGTCCCATGAGGAAAAAGACGCGGGCGAAGTCGCGAACGAAGCGCGTCGCTCGAAGACAGATGAAAGCGAAAGGTCGCGCAAAGAAGGGTTCTGCGCGCAAAGCGAAGTCGGTGAAAAAAGCGGCACCTCGGACGAATAGACCCGCCGTATCCACTCTAACCACTCCCAGGCCGTCATTTGCCGGCGTCGGAATGGCCGGTGCGACTTCCACCGGCGCGGTTACCGGAGCTGCCGAACGTACGGCGACCAAGCCTTCTTTCCGCCGACCGGCGAAAAAGGTGTACGACGACTTCGACACTTCGCGGAAAGAGCTGGAAGATGAATACGCGGCGGGCGATGAGGAAGAAAACGACTTCATGGGCGAAGAAGAAAAGGACGAACTCGAGGAAGAGGAGTTGGACGAAGAAGCAGAGACGGTCGGTCACAGCCCCCTTGTGCGAGAGGAAGAGTAATCTTCGGATCGTCGGCCTGACGGGAAGAAACGCCTCCGGCAAGGGGGAAATTGCCCGAATTCTTCGGGAACAGGGTTACGTCTATCGATCGTTGTCCGATATTTTGCGCGAAGAAGCGACCGTCCGAAACCTACCGGCATCTCGCGAAATTTTGATCTCTCTCGGCAAAGAACTTCGAGAAAAGGAAGGGCCCGGCACACTGGCCATCCGCACGCTGGCTCATCTTTCAATTGGCAATTACGTCATCGACTCCATCCGGAGTCCCGAAGAGATTCGGAACCTCAGAGACACGGGACACTTTCTTCTGCTGGGTGTCGACGCCCCGATTGAGATTCGTTTTCAACGAGCTACCCAAAGAGGCCGAATGGAAAATGCGCGGACCCTTCAAGAGTTTCAGGAAATGGAAAATCGCGAGCGTTCCGACAATCCGTTTTCACAGCAACTCGATCATTGTATGGAGATGGTCGACGAACTGATTCTCAACGACACAACCCTGACCGATCTTAAGCGCAAGGTGCGGGGCATACTCCAAAAACACCGATTCCCGTCGAATTGAGGAATTATTCGAAGAAATTCTTCACGGACTGGGGTTCGACGTCTTCCACGTCGAGAATGATCGAGGTTCCAAATGTCTGTCCCGTAACTCCGACATCCGGTTTTTTTTGAATTCGCGGCCGATATCCCGATTTATCGCTCCCGCAAGTCAGGCCGATAAGTGCAACCATTGCGATCAACACCAGTCGCGGCGCCAGCCTTCGCCGAATCGCTCCAAGGAACATGCCCAAAGCCAACAGAGACAAGGCCAACGACCAACCGGCCGAAGCTGAAACATTATACGAGACAAGGTAGGTGCGCGTGGCGCCGGGCGGAAAAAACTCGTCCATTCCGGAAAAAGAGATCTTGCGGGAAACGATATCAATCGCCGCGGCTGTCGAGAGTAATCGATCGGACGAGCCGATTGCTCCGTCGCCGTCGGAATCCTCAAAGAGCGTAGCTCCAGTTAGCAAGGAAAAGTCGCCCGTGCCGTTGTCCGTCAACTCGAGGCTCCTCAGACGGAAGGTGTCGCCCGCCGCTGTGAGAACGCGATTCATCACGGTGATGTCACCCGAACCCGAGGTCACTACGCCGGTGTCGGCGTTCTTGATACTGAACTTGGGGGTTACCCCGTTCACCGTGGCCTTCAGTTGAAATGTATTCGTCGTCTTGTCCGCATCGAAGTTGGCCACGAGAAGATGATACGTACAGGGTTTAAGCGGCGGTGAACTGTTCGCCGTCAGTTCGACGGTTTCATTGCCCGCACCGCCCTGCTGCGCGAACTCGGCCTGTTGAGTTTCGCCCGAGGTACTCACCAATGGAGCCGCCGTCGAATCGACCGGCAAGGAAAATTCCTGATCGCACCGACCGAAAAGGTCCAGATCGATACTCTCCGCCGTCGTCAATTCAAATTTGACCGACGTGGCCCCTTCCGGAACGGTGATGAAATATTCCAGCTCCGGATAGAAGTCGTCCTGATCCCCGCTCCCGGTGTACGTCAACGCCGTTTTCCCGTCCACGGTTTGTCCTGAAATGAGGCGGCCATCTTCATTAAGAGTCACGTTGATATCCGGAGTCGTGCTCCCCTCTTGCACCGCCACGGCCGACGATGAATCTTTTGTATCCGTCGACGGATCGAAACTTTCGCCCGATCCGCTGTAAAACTCCGTCACGACAAAAGGGGGATCCGGTTGGAAGAAATTGATGGCCAGCATGACCGGCTCGATCTGCACGGTATATTCGCCCGTCGCAAGATTACCGCATGTGTATTCGCCCTGGTCGGTCAAAAAGAAATCCGACAACCACGAAACGGCTGCGGCCCGAGGATTGTCCGACTTTCGGCAAATGACGTTAACGGCCCGAACGCCGCTGCCGTCACGTCGAAGAATCCGGCCGGTAATTTTTCCCCGCTGCGCGAATTGTGCGGAGGGGTATAACATCGCCAAAGAAAATTGATCGTCCAGTTCGAGCGATTCAAACTGCGCGGCATCGTCCACAAGAATCGGGAACATCGTGGGGATGACGTAATCATTCCCTGCGTCGCTATCCAGCGCCTCCTCCATATTAAATTGAACGTGGGCAAGATTGAGCATGTGGCCGAATTCGTGCGTCATCGTGGCCGCCGTCCGCGTCGAGGAAGCGATCTTTCCGTTCAACAAGGCCACGCCCTCCGTGATCGCCATCGTGTTGTCGTCCAAGGCTCCCGGAGAAGAAAAACCCAACGTTTTTCCCCCTTGCGTTTGACCGAACAGAGCTTCAAAGATTTCGCCGGTGTCGTCGAAGATGACGGCGGTTTGACCGTTCCCCGGCGTTCGAAGCGCGCCGGTGGACGAGTCGAGCGTGACGTAATCCAAGTAATTGGAGATGTTTACATCTTCCGAAAGAGAGCCGCCGTTGACAAAATCCGTGGTTGCGACGGTCACGTTCTTCCATTTCGTAAACGCGGTGTCGACGATGTTCGTAGCTTCCGCATTGCTGATAGTCCCTAAACCTCCTTGGTCAACCAGATACGTGATGGGGTTGGGAAAGATC is a window encoding:
- a CDS encoding site-specific integrase, which codes for REWKETGTNGPLVFHMEGEPMRYNAVQSAYKKAFRALKLPVRSTHVLRHSFATIYADQTNDIRATQAAMGHKDLRVTQHYAKVAEKNQRKAIHDFAFGRKKTTDESPPPVASNVIPLVIKKQTA
- a CDS encoding AAA family ATPase encodes the protein MCERKSNLRIVGLTGRNASGKGEIARILREQGYVYRSLSDILREEATVRNLPASREILISLGKELREKEGPGTLAIRTLAHLSIGNYVIDSIRSPEEIRNLRDTGHFLLLGVDAPIEIRFQRATQRGRMENARTLQEFQEMENRERSDNPFSQQLDHCMEMVDELILNDTTLTDLKRKVRGILQKHRFPSN